A region from the Misgurnus anguillicaudatus chromosome 7, ASM2758022v2, whole genome shotgun sequence genome encodes:
- the fam177a1 gene encoding protein FAM177A1, giving the protein MSELSLYLTNVNVSLGQTMDTEKSATVVKDFENVELGDLGKKRTKVPRRTIYFASGETMEEYSTDEEEEEETSQKSTQLSPVDTSKLTWGPYFWFQMWRVATSTISVCDYLGERMASLLGITSPKYQYAIDEYYRMRKEEEEEEEENHLSEEAERRFDEHLGQENQQPKIEQPEATASFVNVTFELEQESHTQSDANKLPAPIPS; this is encoded by the exons ATGTCTGAGTTGTCACTGTACCTCACAAACGTCAATGTGTCTCTGGGACAAACTATGGACACAGAGAAG AGCGCTACTGTGGTAAAGGATTTCGAAAATGTGGAACTTGGAGATCTTGGAAAGAAGCGGACAAAGGTTCCTCGCAGAACAATCTACTTTGCCAGTGGTGAAACCATGGAGGAATACAGTACAGatgaggaagaagaggaggagacAAGCCAAAAGAGCACTCAGTTGAGTCCAGTTGATACT TCAAAATTGACTTGGGGTCCTTATTTCTGGTTCCAAATGTGGAGGGTGGCCACCTCTACTATCTCAG TTTGTGACTATCTTGGTGAAAGAATGGCATCACTGCTGGGAATCACCTCACCAAAATATCAATATGCAATTGATGAATACTACAGGATGAGGAAGGAG gaagaagaagaggaggaggaaaaCCATCTCTCTGAGGAGGCGGAGCGTCGTTTTGATGAGCATCTCGGTCAGGAGAACCAACAGCCAAAAATTGAGCAACCAGAAGCAACTGCTTCTTTTGTGAATGTGACCTTTGAACTCGAACAAGAATCTCATACACAATCTGATGCCAACAAATTGCCTGCCCCTATTCCCTCCTAA
- the fbxo33 gene encoding F-box only protein 33: MALCSSIGALALPSELIVHIFSFLSDRDKLRASTVCSRWRECLFYPALWTELKLRVGGGTNGGGSGSEQTPRLEFLMRKFGSFVRELRLEFAPVDRYLSPLHGGTQPVESDPQFAERWKDAMVTYLDQVLCVLSGLRNNRNLQTLSLYGDTCILQDDGVLDSSYLNQVDQGGKKIKEIQQLFEEILSNSRQMKWLSSAFMLGVVTPRSLASLSNASTSSLEHLSLLDNQLASLVSTVEVERLVHLRSLSLDFCDFTSDMCRLLASADRAPLHRLSLLLNGAASDVKPLNGTATEDDWKGLVRCSTNLRVYIMAMDVCSQDLLRVLKPSVPLERIHLDGYSTLVTDGVVELISQQYHKTLTHFILMRDDATFPDLSVNRNEDPLVLLAWRCVHLAVLIIHGYTVWSHNLVAISRLRGSNLNVLEVSEESIDFDPDQLVYIEGDPVHNLVKEVSLGLDRVWQPSMDGSMVLNEPTQHFHREMQSFSAGM; the protein is encoded by the exons ATGGCTCTGTGCAGTAGCATCGGAGCCTTGGCGTTACCCAGCGAGCTCATCGTGCACATATTTTCCTTCCTATCGGACCGAGATAAGCTCCGGGCCTCGACTGTGTGCTCCCGCTGGAGGGAGTGTCTCTTCTACCCCGCGCTGTGGACCGAGCTCAAGCTGCGGGTCGGCGGAGGAACCAACGGAGGCGGCTCCGGATCGGAACAGACCCCGCGGTTAGAGTTCCTCATGCGAAAATTTGGTTCGTTTGTGCGAGAGCTGCGGCTGGAGTTCGCCCCGGTGGACAGGTATTTGAGTCCGCTGCACGGCGGAACGCAGCCCGTCGAGAGCGACCCGCAGTTCGCGGAGCGCTGGAAGGATGCGATGGTGACATATTTGGACCAGGTGTTGTGTGTGCTCAGTGGTCTGCGTAATAACAg AAACCTCCAGACTTTGAGTCTTTATGGTGACACGTGCATTCTGCAGGATGATGGTgttttggacagctcttacctTAACCAGGTTGACCAAGGCGGCAAGAAAATTAAAGA AATCCAGCAGCTCTTTGAAGAGATCCTGTCCAACAGCAGGCAGATGAAGTGGTTATCGTCTGCGTTCATGCTCGGTGTGGTGACCCCTCGCTCTCTGGCTTCTTTATCGAACGCCAGCACCAGCTCTCTCGAGCACCTCAGCCTGCTAGATAACCAGCTGGCCAGCCTCGTGTCCACAGTTGAAGTGGAGAGGCTCGTTCACCTTCGCTCTTTGTCGCTGGACTTCTGCGACTTCACCTCCGACATGTGCCGTCTCCTCGCCTCCGCTGACCGTGCGCCGCTTCATCGCCTTTCCCTCCTACTCAACGGCGCTGCTTCAGACGTCAAGCCTTTGAATGGTACGGCAACCGAGGACGATTGGAAAGGCCTGGTGCGCTGCAGCACAAACCTGCGTGTCTACATCATGGCTATGGACGTTTGCAGTCAGGATCTTCTGCGTGTTCTGAAACCCAGCGTGCCCCTTGAGAGGATCCACCTGGACGGCTACAGCACGCTGGTGACGGATGGTGTGGTGGAGCTCATCTCCCAACAGTACCACAAAACCCTCACCCACTTCATCTTGATGAGAGATGACGCCACATTCCCAGACCTCAGCGTGAACCGTAATGAAGACCCGCTGGTTCTGCTCGCCTGGCGCTGTGTGCACCTTGCTGTCTTGATCATTCATG GCTACACTGTGTGGTCCCACAACCTCGTGGCCATTTCTCGCTTGCGTGGCTCCAACCTCAATGTCTTGGAGGTGTCAGAAGAAAGCATCGACTTTGACCCGGACCAGTTGGTGTACATCGAGGGTGACCCCGTCCATAATCTGGTGAAGGAGGTGTCCCTGGGCCTGGACCGTGTCTGGCAACCCTCCATGGATGGCAGCATGGTCCTGAATGAACCCACTCAGCATTTCCACCGCGAGATGCAAAGCTTCAGCGCGGGCATGTAG
- the ppp2r3c gene encoding serine/threonine-protein phosphatase 2A regulatory subunit B'' subunit gamma has translation MANDKTAHWKDLLKRRLDSNKDNRTNEEKTAEETKLFTKYYTEWKGGQSEGNSLRHIPRFYYRLPAEDEVLLQKLREESRAVFLQRKSRELLDNEELQNLWFLLDKHQVPPTAGDEAMISYESFLKVGEKAGAKCKLFFTARVYAKLLHNDPYGRISIMQFFNYVMRKVWLHQTRIGLSLYDVAGQGYLRESDLENYILELIPTLPQLDGLEKSFYSFYVCTAVRKFFFFLDPLHTGKIKIQDILACSFLDDLLELRDEELSKESQESNWFSAPSALRVYGQYLNLDKDHNGMLSKEELSRYGTGTLTGVFLDRVYQECLTYDGEMDYKTYLDFVLALENRKEPAALQYIFKLLDMENKGYLNVFALNFFFRAIQEQMKIHGQEPVSFQDVKDEIFDMVKPKDPYKITLQDLVNSGQGDTVSSILIDLNGFWTYENREVLVANDSDSNTADLDDT, from the exons ATGGCCAACGACAAGACTGCACATTGGAAGGATTTACTAAAACGACGACTCGACTCGAacaaag ATAACAGGACAAACGAAGAGAAGACAGCGGAGGAAACCAAACTTTTTACCAAGTATTACACAGAATGGAAAGGGGGTCAAAGTGAAGGCAATTCGTTAAGACACATCCCACGCTTCTACTACAGA CTTCCTGCAGAAGATGAAGTCCTGCTGCAGAAGCTCAGAGAAGAGTCGAGGGCCGTGTTTCTTCAGAGGAAGAGCCGTGAGCTTCTCGACAATGAGGAGTTACAA AACCTTTGGTTTCTGCTTGATAAACATCAAGTGCCACCTACGGCCGGCGATGAGGCCATGATCAGTTATGAGAGTTTTCTCAAGGTTGGAGAAAAAGCAGGTGCAAAATGCAA GCTTTTTTTCACAGCCAGAGTCTACGCCAAACTGCTTCATAATGATCCATATGGGCGAATATCTATAATGCAGTTCTTCAACTATGTCATGAGAAAAG TGTGGCTGCACCAGACCAGGATTGGTTTGAGCCTCTATGATGTAGCTGGTCAGGGTTATCTCCGTGAATCT GATTTGGAAAACTACATTCTAGAGTTGATTCCTACTCTACCACAACTGGATGGCTTGGAAAAATCCTTCTATTCGTTTTATGTTTGCACGGCTGTCCGCAAGTTCTTCTTCTTTCTTGATCCACTGCACACTG gaaaaataaaaattcaggACATCCTGGCTTGCAGTTTCTTGGATGATCTACTTGAG CTTAGAGATGAGGAGCTTTCAAAGGAGAGTCAGGAGTCCAATTGGTTTTCTGCGCCTTCCGCCCTTCGAGTTTATG GTCAGTACCTTAACCTGGATAAGGATCATAATGGAATGCTCAGTAAGGAAGAGCTGTCTCGGTACGGCACAGGAACTCTTACTGGCGTTTTCCTAGACCGTGTCTACCAGGAGTGCTTAACCTATGATGGCGAAATG GACTATAAGACCTATCTAGACTTTGTGCTGGCTCTAGAGAACAGAAAAGAGCCTGCAGCGCTTCagtatattttcaaactgcTGGACATGGAAAACAAAGGATACCTCAATGTTTTTGCCCTCAATTTCTTTTTCAGG GCTATTCAGGAACAGATGAAAATCCATGGACAGGAGCCAGTTTCCTTTCAGGATGTTAAG GATGAAATCTTTGATATGGTAAAGCCCAAGGATCCATATAAAATCACTCTACAGGACCTAGTGAATAGTGGACAGGGTGATACAGTCTCGAGTATTCTTATTGATCTCAATGGATTTTGGACTTATGAGAACAGAGAGGTGCTGGTGGCCAATGACAGTGACAGCAACACAGCTGATTTAGATGACACATGA